One segment of Allorhodopirellula heiligendammensis DNA contains the following:
- a CDS encoding HlyD family efflux transporter periplasmic adaptor subunit gives MRFRFIHAPLRTLSCATGKFRVSVFVGVASVTMMAVIGCDGGIAGFFSGQPPRDRQATSADEPGLTFVGAQGQLAPQEGVLAVMGPPGDRVAKIAVAEGDMVAAGDLLIELESLRAKKIELDVAETKLEEGRAQFQAEQASATARLQVAQAKLKQARTQVEQSRGKLKIAEGPGGSLDLLRRAAELGQRKLDQLRSASNDPKTARLVSENKLDEESLRISETRAQYEAAKVDAQDAIETAELSVAAAEQEIIAAEKSMLAAKASGSLASLEKQIELLRLYVKAAQLVSPTAGRILSIDTMPGQATTTMPLMHLADTSKMVCIAEINVADLGRIERGQTAEIESPGLARTLHGTVRRIEPMIATPAMPSPFPLAPVDRYTAKVIIEIAPPDTATAAERIEMQVNVRIFMDADNHAARDLPAGGSSNPRSMDPDEHQPIDGARST, from the coding sequence ATGCGGTTTCGATTCATCCACGCCCCACTGCGGACTCTCTCATGTGCGACTGGGAAATTTCGGGTCAGCGTGTTCGTTGGCGTTGCGAGCGTGACGATGATGGCGGTGATCGGTTGCGATGGTGGGATCGCCGGTTTCTTTTCTGGTCAGCCACCGCGAGATCGACAGGCGACCAGTGCCGATGAACCCGGCCTGACCTTCGTCGGTGCGCAGGGACAGCTCGCGCCGCAGGAGGGTGTGTTGGCGGTGATGGGGCCACCGGGCGATCGTGTGGCGAAGATCGCCGTGGCGGAGGGAGACATGGTCGCTGCGGGGGACTTGCTGATCGAACTAGAAAGTTTGCGTGCGAAGAAGATTGAACTTGATGTTGCGGAAACGAAACTGGAAGAAGGACGCGCCCAATTTCAGGCTGAGCAGGCATCGGCCACTGCTCGTTTGCAGGTTGCCCAGGCCAAGTTGAAGCAGGCTCGGACCCAGGTTGAGCAGTCGCGTGGGAAACTGAAAATTGCGGAAGGGCCTGGCGGCAGTCTCGATCTACTCCGGCGGGCCGCTGAACTGGGGCAACGTAAACTAGATCAGCTGCGTTCGGCTTCGAACGACCCTAAAACAGCACGGTTGGTGTCGGAAAACAAGCTCGACGAAGAGTCTCTAAGAATCAGCGAGACGCGTGCTCAATACGAAGCTGCCAAGGTGGATGCCCAGGACGCCATTGAAACGGCGGAGTTATCGGTTGCTGCTGCCGAGCAAGAGATCATCGCTGCGGAGAAGTCGATGTTGGCGGCCAAGGCCTCCGGCTCGCTAGCGTCGCTGGAGAAACAAATTGAATTGCTGCGTCTCTACGTCAAAGCGGCCCAGTTGGTCAGCCCTACCGCGGGGCGCATCTTGTCGATCGATACCATGCCAGGCCAAGCCACCACGACGATGCCACTGATGCATTTAGCGGACACGAGCAAGATGGTCTGCATCGCTGAGATAAACGTGGCAGATCTGGGACGCATCGAGCGTGGCCAGACCGCTGAGATCGAGAGCCCGGGACTCGCCCGTACTCTGCATGGCACTGTCCGGCGAATCGAACCCATGATCGCGACGCCCGCCATGCCCAGTCCATTCCCGTTGGCCCCGGTCGATCGTTATACGGCGAAGGTGATCATCGAGATCGCTCCACCCGACACCGCCACGGCGGCCGAGCGGATTGAAATGCAAGTAAATGTGCGGATTTTTATGGATGCCGACAATCACGCTGCTAGGGATTTACCTGCTGGGGGCTCATCGAATCCCCGCAGTATGGATCCAGATGAGCATCAACCCATTGATGGTGCGCGGTCGACATGA
- the efp gene encoding elongation factor P translates to MASYNTSDFRKGLKIQIDGEPYLMTEMMFVKPGKGNAMYKCKMKNLIRGTTLDRTYKGGDSLESADVETTTVQFLYRQGEDYVFMDGETFEQYEVTSDVAGDIWKYLKDGMECSMTLYNGQAIIVEAPQHVQLEVVETAPGTKGDTATNVTKPAKMETGAEFLVPGFIKEGNVIKISTITGEYVERVSN, encoded by the coding sequence GTGGCAAGTTACAATACAAGCGATTTTCGCAAAGGCCTGAAGATCCAAATCGATGGCGAACCGTATTTGATGACCGAGATGATGTTCGTCAAACCCGGGAAAGGCAACGCCATGTACAAGTGCAAGATGAAAAATCTGATCCGTGGCACCACCCTTGACCGGACCTACAAAGGCGGTGACTCGCTCGAATCCGCAGACGTTGAAACCACCACCGTCCAGTTCCTGTATCGTCAGGGCGAAGACTACGTTTTCATGGATGGGGAAACATTCGAGCAGTACGAGGTCACCTCCGACGTCGCTGGCGACATCTGGAAATACCTGAAAGACGGCATGGAATGTTCCATGACGCTCTACAATGGCCAGGCGATCATTGTCGAAGCACCCCAGCATGTGCAGCTTGAAGTCGTGGAAACGGCTCCTGGTACCAAGGGCGACACGGCCACGAACGTGACCAAGCCGGCCAAAATGGAAACAGGTGCGGAGTTTCTGGTGCCTGGTTTCATCAAGGAAGGCAATGTCATCAAGATCAGTACGATCACCGGCGAATACGTCGAACGCGTTAGCAACTAG
- a CDS encoding FtsX-like permease family protein: MNAVTSRPEENITPTKTDTDDSAGAPGPVPPSRRTHLAWRNLADTPIRTIVSLGGIGFAILLMFMQLGFLGSVGDTATVVYDRLRCDVIVRSPDYLSIYDPASLRGELPKWLAGLPEVRRVIPLDIGVTQWQNPQDHSFRAIALMGIDLDEPAFVLPELSAGTRASLRPVGAVLIDDASGADFGPQQGGRFGRDDIGVTTDVAGSEATIQGTFAMGTGLAANGALLSSRDTFQKLTPGGHKNRVSLVLIQLADSERIDAGLQAINRRLQSLGGTSAYAVAITLDQAKSSEQQMWYTQTPIGMIFAIGVALAVLVGGVISYMILAADVTAHLSEYATLKAIGYSNRFLIKTLLTQSSLLAVLAFPPALILSLVLYYVTSIASGIAIDMTWLRVALVLTLSLLMCNAAGVFALRKLLKAEPASLF; the protein is encoded by the coding sequence ATGAATGCCGTGACGTCTCGGCCAGAGGAGAACATCACACCTACGAAAACCGATACGGATGATTCGGCGGGGGCACCCGGGCCTGTACCGCCGTCACGACGGACTCACTTGGCATGGCGAAATCTTGCCGATACCCCGATCCGCACCATCGTCTCGCTGGGTGGAATCGGATTTGCGATTCTGCTCATGTTCATGCAACTTGGCTTTCTCGGCAGCGTAGGTGACACCGCGACGGTAGTGTATGACCGGCTGCGTTGCGATGTGATTGTGCGGTCTCCAGACTACCTCAGTATTTATGACCCCGCTTCCCTCAGAGGGGAATTGCCGAAGTGGCTCGCTGGGCTGCCGGAGGTTCGCCGTGTGATTCCGCTGGATATCGGCGTCACTCAGTGGCAGAATCCCCAGGATCATTCATTTCGAGCCATTGCACTGATGGGAATCGACCTGGATGAACCCGCATTCGTTCTGCCGGAGTTGAGTGCGGGCACGCGTGCATCGCTGCGACCTGTCGGAGCGGTGCTGATCGACGATGCCAGCGGTGCGGATTTTGGTCCGCAGCAGGGGGGCCGGTTTGGTCGCGATGATATCGGCGTGACGACCGACGTAGCGGGCAGTGAAGCGACGATCCAGGGGACATTTGCGATGGGGACGGGGTTGGCAGCCAATGGAGCATTGCTGTCGTCCCGCGATACATTTCAAAAATTGACTCCAGGGGGACACAAAAACCGTGTCTCACTGGTCTTGATCCAGCTCGCTGATTCCGAGCGGATCGATGCTGGATTGCAGGCCATCAATCGACGTTTGCAATCTCTCGGCGGCACATCGGCCTATGCGGTTGCCATCACGCTTGACCAAGCCAAGTCCAGTGAACAACAGATGTGGTATACGCAAACGCCGATCGGCATGATCTTCGCCATCGGTGTGGCATTGGCAGTACTGGTCGGGGGCGTGATCAGTTACATGATCCTGGCGGCAGACGTCACGGCGCACCTGAGCGAATACGCGACGCTCAAAGCGATCGGGTACAGCAACCGGTTTCTGATCAAGACTTTGCTGACGCAGTCGTCGCTACTCGCGGTGCTCGCGTTTCCACCTGCCTTGATATTGTCGCTCGTTCTCTACTATGTGACGTCAATTGCCTCAGGCATTGCGATCGACATGACTTGGTTGCGAGTTGCCTTGGTGCTGACACTTTCGCTGCTGATGTGCAATGCCGCGGGCGTGTTCGCATTGCGGAAACTATTGAAGGCCGAACCGGCGAGTTTGTTCTGA
- a CDS encoding ABC transporter permease subunit: protein MQPTRWNFLAGWGLKNNPVLQRELLVNLRTNRAFILLAVYQILLAAVTWVAWPSDDHLDLTQNPPSARRLVDLFFLGQYVIASLIAPSFAAGTISGEKERQTYEMLLASPLRPGAIVIGKLVAALTHLALLIVASLPIIVLFLPLGGVSVYEVAAAYLGLFVSVILFGSIGVFCSSYFSRTSNSLVVSYLIILPLVIGGVLMWQALAADGLLRLKVIVFVVPAFAISAVILMCAATASRLLYPPDVGSEGKEIVDLEQEAAQAVGLVIQPDQFPDRLFAPPRRDSLMEDGANPVYDKEIHGEIFSQGTLMLRLVIQISILLAIPLMGVLLFWKTPLAPWFAVYVIVFNLLVGPVFLAGAFTSERERQTLDMLLTTTLSPWRIFWGKFVVGFRVAFVLTSFLVWPMLLGLLLNPDFYSNWGLVAGMFAIPVMVAIVNAFVAITASLYQVRTSMALMTTYVVLLMLYVVPAGLNTLVTTLNLPATTQRVVDLIGVSSPFRALFALPMDHHLLRVDEVSQAYPGNYVLVLGYFACSVAIIVVSLILIAAKMKRLGGHRE from the coding sequence CTGCAGCCAACACGTTGGAATTTTCTCGCCGGCTGGGGACTGAAAAACAACCCTGTGTTGCAGCGAGAACTGCTGGTGAATCTGCGGACGAACCGCGCGTTCATCCTGTTGGCGGTCTACCAGATCCTGCTCGCAGCGGTCACGTGGGTTGCGTGGCCGTCTGATGATCACTTGGACTTGACTCAGAATCCGCCGTCGGCCCGCCGCTTGGTCGATCTGTTTTTCCTGGGTCAGTATGTCATCGCCTCGTTGATCGCCCCCAGTTTCGCGGCGGGCACCATCTCGGGAGAGAAGGAGCGTCAGACCTACGAGATGCTGCTGGCAAGTCCCCTCCGTCCAGGTGCCATCGTGATCGGAAAACTGGTGGCGGCGCTCACCCATCTGGCATTACTCATTGTGGCCTCCCTGCCGATCATTGTGCTCTTCCTACCGCTCGGCGGTGTGAGCGTGTACGAGGTCGCCGCGGCATACCTGGGACTGTTCGTCTCGGTAATTTTGTTTGGATCGATTGGCGTATTTTGCAGCAGCTATTTTTCTCGTACTAGCAATTCGCTCGTCGTCAGCTACCTCATCATTCTGCCCTTGGTGATCGGCGGTGTGCTGATGTGGCAAGCCCTCGCGGCAGACGGCTTGCTACGATTGAAGGTGATCGTATTTGTCGTCCCCGCCTTTGCCATCTCAGCAGTGATCTTGATGTGTGCGGCGACGGCCAGTCGGTTGCTCTATCCTCCCGATGTCGGTAGCGAAGGCAAGGAGATTGTGGATTTGGAACAGGAAGCCGCCCAAGCAGTTGGCTTGGTGATCCAGCCCGACCAATTCCCCGACCGCTTGTTTGCTCCGCCACGCCGCGATTCATTGATGGAGGATGGGGCCAATCCGGTGTACGACAAAGAAATCCACGGCGAAATCTTCAGCCAAGGCACCTTGATGCTACGACTGGTCATCCAGATCAGCATCTTGCTCGCAATTCCGCTGATGGGTGTACTGCTGTTCTGGAAAACGCCCCTGGCTCCCTGGTTCGCCGTCTACGTGATCGTTTTTAACCTGCTCGTCGGGCCCGTCTTCTTGGCTGGCGCGTTCACGAGCGAACGCGAGCGGCAGACGCTCGACATGCTGCTAACGACGACACTTTCACCCTGGCGGATCTTTTGGGGAAAGTTTGTAGTTGGGTTCCGCGTCGCGTTTGTCCTCACCAGTTTTCTGGTTTGGCCGATGTTGCTTGGTCTGCTCCTGAATCCGGATTTCTATTCCAATTGGGGATTAGTTGCCGGCATGTTCGCGATCCCAGTCATGGTGGCAATCGTCAATGCATTCGTGGCGATCACCGCATCACTTTATCAGGTCCGGACGTCGATGGCGTTGATGACGACCTATGTCGTATTGCTCATGCTGTACGTCGTCCCAGCAGGTTTGAATACGCTCGTCACGACTCTGAATCTGCCGGCAACAACCCAGCGAGTTGTGGATTTGATTGGCGTGAGCAGTCCATTTCGAGCTCTATTCGCGTTGCCCATGGATCATCATCTGTTGCGGGTTGATGAGGTTTCCCAAGCCTACCCGGGAAACTATGTATTGGTCCTCGGTTACTTCGCCTGCAGTGTCGCAATCATCGTCGTCTCACTGATCTTAATTGCTGCTAAAATGAAGCGTTTGGGTGGCCACCGGGAGTGA
- the epmB gene encoding EF-P beta-lysylation protein EpmB, with translation MSSMDLADPAGQQVPPADDDWLDSMRLAIRSTTELRRMLGLATTIAGGPDSTPAETSIDDENHGFPVFVPREFAARMRPGDETDPLLMQVMPTHAEGVEVAGFHADPVGDLQANVAPGVLHKYAARALVITTGACGVHCRYCFRRAFPYQESGSRSQAYEPSLAYLRERRDLEEVILSGGDPLTMTDAALDALISKIEGIEHIGRLRIHSRMPIVIPSRVNRSLIERLRASRLTVWMVVHSNHAAEIDGETAAALQRMVDAGIPVLNQSVLLRGVNDSVEDLESLSRALIDCRVIPYYLHQLDRVAGAAHFEVSPARGRELIEQLESRLPGFAVPRYVSEIAGEKSKTRL, from the coding sequence ATGTCTTCAATGGACCTCGCCGATCCCGCTGGGCAGCAGGTTCCACCCGCCGATGATGACTGGCTCGATTCCATGCGTCTGGCGATCCGCTCAACCACTGAGCTGCGACGCATGCTGGGACTGGCAACAACGATCGCAGGGGGGCCAGACTCCACGCCCGCTGAGACATCGATTGACGACGAAAACCACGGTTTCCCTGTCTTCGTTCCGCGAGAATTCGCCGCTCGCATGCGGCCGGGCGACGAGACGGATCCCTTGCTGATGCAGGTCATGCCAACCCACGCCGAGGGGGTCGAGGTGGCTGGGTTCCATGCGGATCCTGTCGGCGATCTACAAGCCAACGTCGCGCCAGGGGTGCTGCACAAATACGCTGCTCGAGCGCTCGTGATCACGACCGGAGCCTGCGGAGTGCACTGCCGATACTGCTTTCGCAGAGCATTCCCCTACCAGGAATCTGGATCACGCAGCCAAGCGTACGAGCCCTCCTTGGCATACCTACGGGAGCGACGCGACCTCGAGGAGGTCATCTTGAGCGGTGGCGATCCGCTGACAATGACCGATGCCGCCTTGGACGCCTTGATCTCAAAAATCGAAGGCATCGAGCACATTGGGCGACTGCGAATTCACTCGCGAATGCCGATCGTAATCCCGTCGCGGGTAAATCGATCGCTGATCGAGCGTCTGCGTGCCTCCCGCTTGACGGTATGGATGGTCGTTCACAGCAATCACGCCGCAGAGATCGATGGTGAAACCGCTGCCGCACTACAGCGGATGGTGGATGCTGGGATTCCGGTCCTCAATCAATCCGTGCTGCTGCGAGGCGTCAACGACTCCGTAGAAGACTTGGAATCGCTCTCGCGAGCGCTCATCGATTGCCGCGTGATACCCTACTATCTGCATCAGCTCGACCGCGTTGCCGGTGCCGCCCACTTCGAAGTATCTCCAGCGCGTGGTCGGGAGCTGATTGAACAGCTAGAATCGAGGTTGCCTGGGTTCGCAGTGCCCCGCTATGTCAGCGAAATTGCCGGCGAGAAATCCAAAACGCGGTTGTAG
- a CDS encoding tyrosine-type recombinase/integrase encodes MPKKPKYQTVRCQFYEWRLIQRKENGVWYADARTTSKNRGRHSLGTRDKEEALEQLAHLDRVVAEERGLVEPSDQHDQHSPLAIADGRKLFDDYNGRPVGLGGTKKSTQKRYRAILDKFEVFAAAKGIEDWQSVKKAVLIAYAKHLEKNGYARKTILGEITLLKTAVKWLIEEGHLSADLIKLPMKKADCERAYCYTSEEVIAILEHCKRSPNLRWLLNAIIGLACTGMRINELCTLKWSDIRFDRQMLTVADESGFANQSDSHRSNKSSQTRHLPLRAELLAVLESLPRTDQYIFHGPRGGRLKSDTVRNVLVREVITPLMKQFPKQFENERGFEDGRLHSFRHYFCSVCANTGIPERITMNWLGHADSEMVRHYYHLNDAESRRKMDQLNLLGGSDGCSATDDEQPMNEE; translated from the coding sequence ATGCCCAAGAAACCGAAGTACCAAACGGTCCGCTGCCAGTTCTATGAATGGCGATTGATCCAGCGGAAAGAAAACGGCGTCTGGTACGCCGACGCCCGAACGACCTCGAAGAATCGCGGGCGCCATTCCCTCGGGACCCGCGATAAGGAAGAAGCGCTGGAGCAGCTGGCCCACCTCGATCGCGTTGTTGCGGAGGAACGTGGTTTAGTTGAGCCCAGCGACCAACATGATCAGCACTCACCGCTAGCAATCGCGGATGGTCGCAAACTGTTTGATGATTACAACGGCCGTCCCGTTGGACTGGGCGGAACGAAGAAGTCGACGCAAAAACGCTATCGAGCGATTCTAGACAAGTTTGAAGTGTTCGCCGCTGCCAAAGGAATCGAAGATTGGCAAAGCGTGAAAAAAGCTGTGCTGATCGCGTACGCGAAACATCTCGAAAAGAACGGCTATGCTCGAAAAACGATTCTCGGCGAGATCACGTTGCTCAAGACAGCGGTCAAGTGGCTAATTGAAGAGGGGCATCTTTCGGCTGATCTCATTAAACTGCCAATGAAGAAAGCAGATTGCGAACGGGCTTACTGCTACACGTCTGAAGAGGTGATCGCGATTCTTGAACATTGCAAGCGGTCGCCAAATCTTCGCTGGCTTCTGAACGCGATTATCGGGTTGGCATGTACTGGAATGCGAATCAACGAACTCTGCACTTTGAAGTGGTCAGACATCAGGTTCGATCGGCAAATGCTGACGGTGGCAGATGAAAGCGGATTTGCCAACCAGAGTGATAGCCATCGCTCCAACAAGAGCAGTCAGACTCGACACTTGCCCCTTCGTGCTGAGTTGCTTGCCGTTCTTGAATCACTCCCGAGGACCGACCAATACATATTCCATGGGCCTCGCGGCGGTCGCTTGAAATCTGACACCGTGCGCAACGTTCTTGTGCGTGAGGTTATCACACCACTGATGAAGCAATTCCCAAAACAGTTCGAGAACGAGCGAGGTTTTGAAGATGGCCGGCTTCACAGCTTTCGACATTACTTTTGCAGCGTGTGTGCCAACACAGGAATCCCTGAGCGGATCACCATGAACTGGCTTGGCCACGCGGACAGTGAGATGGTGCGGCACTACTACCACCTCAACGATGCGGAGTCTCGCCGCAAGATGGATCAACTGAACCTGCTCGGGGGAAGTGACGGGTGTTCCGCCACCGACGATGAGCAACCTATGAACGAGGAGTGA
- a CDS encoding ATP-binding cassette domain-containing protein yields the protein MSHENAQTNVHAHDADASRSATDKLFRRFKSKSVEADRSFDGSALIDVCGINHYFGTGDARKQVLYDNNLQVQPGEIVIMTGQSGSGKTTLLTLIGTIRQIQQGEIHILGQPLRDARPHEINAVRKRLGFIFQAHNLFGSLTALQNVRMALELQPAKASRSAQNQRCSEMLTAVGLGERINYKPKSLSGGQKQRVAVARGLVHQPEIVLADEPTAALDKDSVRQVVELFQREAQERGTAIVIVTHDNRILDVADRIVKMDFGNIAQDTNLDEAALLGKMLKRCEVFSQVSVSTLTTIARKMKRDEHAPGDRIVTYGDVGDRFYMIREGEVVVSQPRDADRHEFREVARLKEGDFFGETALLTGQTRNAHVDALTDTITYSLDAQTFNEVIAGQKSLEEEVRSTVFSE from the coding sequence GTGAGTCACGAAAACGCCCAAACGAATGTGCACGCCCACGACGCCGACGCCAGCAGGTCGGCGACCGACAAGTTGTTTCGGCGTTTTAAATCCAAGAGTGTCGAAGCTGATCGCAGCTTTGACGGGTCGGCGTTGATCGACGTCTGCGGCATCAACCATTACTTCGGTACAGGTGATGCGCGAAAACAAGTGCTCTACGACAACAATCTGCAGGTCCAGCCCGGCGAGATCGTGATCATGACCGGCCAAAGCGGGTCGGGAAAAACCACGCTGCTTACACTGATCGGTACAATCCGCCAGATCCAGCAAGGCGAAATTCATATCCTCGGCCAACCCCTCCGAGATGCCCGTCCCCACGAGATCAATGCCGTCCGCAAGCGACTCGGATTCATCTTCCAAGCCCACAATTTGTTCGGCTCACTAACGGCGTTGCAGAACGTCCGGATGGCGTTGGAACTGCAGCCAGCGAAAGCTTCTCGTAGTGCACAGAATCAACGCTGCTCCGAGATGCTCACCGCGGTGGGGCTGGGCGAACGCATCAACTATAAACCCAAAAGTCTCTCGGGAGGTCAGAAACAACGCGTCGCCGTCGCCCGCGGACTCGTCCATCAACCCGAAATTGTGCTCGCCGACGAACCCACCGCCGCGCTGGACAAAGATTCTGTGCGGCAGGTCGTCGAGCTCTTCCAGCGGGAGGCTCAAGAACGGGGAACGGCGATTGTCATTGTCACCCACGACAACCGCATCCTCGACGTCGCTGACCGAATCGTGAAGATGGATTTCGGAAATATCGCTCAAGACACGAACCTGGACGAAGCGGCGCTACTTGGCAAGATGCTGAAACGCTGCGAAGTATTTTCGCAGGTGTCCGTCAGTACCCTCACCACCATCGCGCGCAAAATGAAGCGAGACGAACATGCGCCAGGTGACCGGATCGTCACTTACGGAGACGTTGGAGACCGGTTTTACATGATCCGCGAGGGAGAGGTCGTCGTCAGCCAGCCCCGGGATGCTGACCGCCATGAGTTCCGCGAAGTTGCCCGGCTAAAAGAGGGCGATTTCTTCGGCGAGACCGCCTTATTGACCGGTCAAACCCGCAACGCCCACGTCGACGCCCTCACTGACACAATCACATACAGTCTCGATGCCCAAACGTTCAACGAAGTCATCGCAGGCCAGAAATCCCTCGAAGAAGAAGTTCGAAGCACCGTCTTTTCGGAGTAG
- a CDS encoding FixH family protein: MMSNKSANEVTAERKAKRFYIGLVLLLFAIQFTILGTALSLAIGDPALAVVPDYHQAALDWDSTHAAAGAAEKMGWKTRVDVSDVADGHGLRAVDVVMRDHNNQPIADLKIHGSVYHHADANQVERFEMKNVGAGRYLAMPPMRRPGLWQLELDIENAGTPMTLSQTYEF; encoded by the coding sequence ATGATGTCAAATAAATCAGCAAACGAAGTGACGGCCGAACGCAAAGCCAAACGATTTTATATCGGTTTGGTGCTGCTGCTCTTCGCGATTCAGTTCACGATCCTCGGCACAGCTCTATCACTGGCGATCGGGGACCCCGCCCTCGCGGTCGTCCCCGACTACCATCAAGCCGCGCTTGACTGGGACTCGACCCATGCCGCTGCGGGAGCCGCTGAAAAAATGGGCTGGAAAACGCGAGTTGATGTGTCCGACGTGGCCGACGGTCATGGATTGCGAGCAGTCGATGTAGTGATGCGTGATCACAACAACCAGCCGATCGCTGACCTCAAAATTCATGGCAGCGTCTACCATCATGCCGACGCCAATCAAGTCGAACGATTTGAGATGAAAAATGTGGGAGCAGGCCGCTATCTCGCGATGCCACCAATGCGCCGCCCGGGACTGTGGCAACTCGAGCTCGACATCGAAAACGCGGGGACGCCCATGACGCTCTCTCAGACGTATGAGTTTTAA
- a CDS encoding sigma-54 factor interaction domain-containing protein, whose translation MASCTNHRFILASRIAYPDTLIPLNEDAAETSRMARTSAIVPDQPGEDQVEDASTDLLIGDCAAMQEAYRSVGRVARQNVTALILGESGTGKEVIARAIYQYSERASGRFLAINCAAIPETLLESELFAHEKGSFTGADRKKVGKFELCNDGTLFLDEIGDTTPLMQTKILRVLQDQSFERVGGTEIIHTNARIIAATNRDLEQAIELKEFRSDLFYRLVLSSQCLRNRASATAPSW comes from the coding sequence GTGGCATCGTGCACCAACCACCGCTTCATTCTGGCCAGCCGAATCGCGTATCCCGATACCTTGATCCCGTTAAACGAGGATGCGGCGGAAACGAGCCGGATGGCAAGAACCTCAGCCATCGTGCCCGATCAACCTGGCGAAGACCAAGTAGAGGATGCGTCTACCGATCTTCTGATCGGAGACTGTGCGGCGATGCAAGAGGCTTATCGGTCGGTCGGAAGGGTGGCACGGCAGAACGTGACGGCCTTGATTCTGGGCGAAAGCGGGACTGGAAAAGAAGTGATTGCGCGCGCGATCTACCAATACAGCGAACGAGCCTCGGGACGCTTTCTCGCCATCAATTGCGCCGCCATCCCGGAGACCCTGCTCGAGAGTGAATTGTTCGCACACGAAAAAGGTTCGTTCACGGGCGCAGATCGGAAAAAGGTTGGCAAGTTTGAACTATGCAACGACGGTACCTTGTTCCTCGATGAGATCGGCGACACGACGCCCCTGATGCAGACGAAGATTCTGCGGGTATTGCAGGATCAGTCCTTCGAGCGAGTCGGTGGTACCGAAATTATTCACACCAATGCGAGGATCATCGCTGCGACTAATCGCGACCTCGAGCAGGCGATCGAGCTAAAGGAGTTCCGCAGCGATCTGTTCTATCGTCTCGTTCTATCGTCTCAATGTCTACGCAATCGAGCTTCCGCCACTGCGCCATCGTGGTGA
- a CDS encoding helix-turn-helix domain-containing protein, with product MLAKYFLRRFAAELGKDVTGYAAETMELISQYRWPGNVRELQSVVKYALLEATGPVILPAHPPVSVQDYTPHRTTTATHDNKADDRGLDLPALTRELLASGSEDIHRKLVSMAEKEIFAEVLKATSNNMTQAARHLGITRTTLRARLESLGMSHEKSRPLR from the coding sequence ATGCTGGCCAAATACTTTCTGCGTCGTTTTGCCGCAGAGCTTGGCAAAGACGTGACCGGTTACGCAGCTGAAACGATGGAGCTGATCTCGCAGTATCGCTGGCCCGGGAACGTCAGAGAACTGCAATCTGTGGTAAAATATGCCTTGCTCGAAGCCACCGGTCCCGTCATCTTACCGGCTCACCCACCTGTAAGTGTGCAAGACTACACGCCGCATCGCACCACAACGGCGACACATGACAACAAGGCAGATGACCGCGGACTCGATCTTCCTGCTCTCACGCGCGAGCTACTCGCATCGGGAAGCGAGGATATCCATCGGAAATTGGTTAGCATGGCAGAGAAAGAGATTTTTGCCGAAGTCCTCAAAGCGACTAGCAATAACATGACTCAAGCCGCCCGACACCTGGGCATCACACGAACCACGCTCCGCGCCCGCCTAGAGTCGCTCGGGATGTCCCATGAAAAATCCCGCCCGCTTCGATAA